One Nitrospira sp. DNA window includes the following coding sequences:
- a CDS encoding O-antigen export system, permease protein produces MVQDHSSVLVIEPSQGYVRVGWGELWAARELFYFLAWRDLKTRYAQTAIGAGWALLQPLLSTMIFTVVFSYVVKVPSDGVPYPLFVFAAILPWALFARSLERSTLSVVTEGGLIKKVYFPRLIIPIAATFINLVDFAVGLLLLLGMMLWYQIVPPWTLVCLPLFVGGAVVTALSVSLWLSALNVKYRDVASIVPLMTQLWMFASPVLYPASLVPEPVRVYYGLNPMAGVIEGVRWALLGKAAPDWGMVAVSLGVVTILLGGGVMFFRRVERTFADVI; encoded by the coding sequence ATGGTGCAAGATCACTCATCGGTCCTCGTCATTGAACCGAGCCAGGGGTATGTTCGGGTCGGGTGGGGAGAGCTGTGGGCGGCGCGGGAGTTGTTCTATTTTCTGGCCTGGCGGGACCTGAAAACGCGGTATGCCCAGACGGCCATCGGGGCGGGGTGGGCCCTCCTGCAGCCGCTGCTCAGTACCATGATCTTCACGGTGGTCTTCAGTTATGTGGTCAAAGTGCCCTCGGACGGCGTGCCCTATCCCCTGTTCGTGTTCGCGGCGATACTGCCCTGGGCGCTGTTTGCGCGCAGCCTCGAACGGAGCACCCTGAGTGTGGTGACGGAGGGCGGCCTGATCAAGAAGGTCTATTTTCCGCGGCTGATCATTCCGATCGCCGCCACCTTCATCAACCTGGTGGATTTTGCCGTCGGGCTGCTCCTCCTGCTCGGGATGATGCTGTGGTACCAGATCGTGCCGCCCTGGACGCTGGTGTGCCTGCCCCTGTTCGTGGGGGGGGCGGTGGTCACCGCGCTGTCCGTGAGCCTGTGGCTGTCGGCGCTCAATGTCAAATACCGGGATGTGGCGTCGATCGTGCCCTTGATGACGCAATTGTGGATGTTTGCCTCCCCGGTCCTGTACCCCGCGTCCCTGGTGCCGGAGCCCGTTCGTGTGTACTATGGATTGAATCCCATGGCGGGGGTCATTGAGGGGGTTCGCTGGGCGCTCTTGGGCAAGGCGGCCCCGGATTGGGGGATGGTAGCGGTGAGTCTGGGGGTGGTCACGATCTTGTTGGGAGGCGGCGTGATGTTTTTTCGGAGGGTGGAGCGAACCTTCGCCGATGTGATCTGA
- a CDS encoding Acyl carrier protein, with protein sequence MELHERLEEVFRQVFDDENLKLTEEMTAHDIGGWDSVVHINLMFSIEQAFGVRFNGNELVEMKNIGELKQFLAKKGVQ encoded by the coding sequence ATGGAATTGCATGAACGATTGGAAGAGGTGTTTCGGCAGGTGTTCGACGACGAGAATCTCAAACTGACCGAGGAGATGACGGCGCACGATATCGGAGGTTGGGATTCTGTGGTGCATATCAATTTGATGTTCAGCATCGAGCAGGCTTTCGGCGTTCGCTTCAACGGCAACGAGCTTGTAGAAATGAAGAATATCGGTGAACTCAAACAATTCCTGGCGAAGAAGGGCGTGCAGTAA
- a CDS encoding Teichoic acid export ATP-binding protein TagH yields MGDTAVRVEQLSKRYRLGATHASETSLAGALARGLSRLWRPQPAVPRAAASLWALRDVSFEIKQGEVFGVIGTNGSGKSTLLKILSRVTEPTRGRVVLTGRFCGLLEVGTGFHPELTGRDNVYMSGAILGMTRQEIARKFDEIVAFAEVEAFIDTPVKHYSSGMYVRLGFSVLAHMDPDILIVDEVLAVGDVRFQKKCMGKMEAVGQHGRTVILVSHDMQAITRLCKRAMLLHKGEVVHEGTAHDVVNQYLHAGHIQACAAWPDPAQAPGNEVVRLRAVRIQTESGVVTDRFDIRRPINMEIEFDIIKPGHILVPVFNLHNDEDVVICTVHDRDPAWRRKPRPMGGYICTARIPGNLLTEGVITVAVVVMTEDPFRLHAYVPQVVGFRVDESAEGDGARGDFSGRWVGVIRPLLEWRTQYKPQ; encoded by the coding sequence ATGGGAGACACCGCGGTACGAGTCGAGCAGTTGTCGAAGCGGTATCGCCTGGGGGCGACCCATGCCTCGGAGACCTCCCTGGCCGGCGCCCTGGCGCGAGGGCTGAGCCGGCTCTGGCGGCCGCAGCCGGCCGTCCCCCGGGCTGCGGCGAGCCTCTGGGCGCTGCGCGACGTGTCGTTTGAGATCAAACAGGGGGAAGTGTTCGGGGTGATCGGCACCAATGGGTCGGGCAAGAGCACCCTCCTGAAGATCCTCTCGCGGGTGACCGAACCCACGCGGGGCCGGGTAGTCCTCACGGGGCGCTTCTGCGGCTTGCTGGAAGTGGGAACCGGCTTCCATCCGGAACTGACCGGGCGGGACAACGTCTACATGAGCGGGGCCATTCTGGGCATGACCCGCCAGGAAATTGCCCGGAAGTTCGACGAGATCGTGGCCTTCGCCGAAGTGGAGGCCTTTATCGACACGCCGGTGAAACATTACTCCAGCGGGATGTATGTCCGGTTGGGGTTCTCGGTGTTGGCCCACATGGACCCGGACATTCTGATCGTGGACGAGGTGCTGGCGGTGGGGGACGTGCGGTTCCAGAAGAAGTGCATGGGGAAGATGGAGGCTGTGGGGCAGCACGGGCGGACGGTGATCCTGGTGTCGCACGACATGCAGGCCATTACCCGGTTATGCAAACGGGCGATGCTGTTGCACAAGGGCGAGGTGGTGCACGAGGGCACGGCCCACGACGTGGTGAATCAGTACCTGCACGCCGGCCATATTCAGGCCTGTGCGGCATGGCCGGACCCGGCACAGGCGCCCGGCAACGAGGTCGTGCGCCTGCGGGCCGTGCGCATTCAGACTGAATCCGGCGTCGTCACGGATAGATTCGACATTCGCCGACCGATCAACATGGAGATTGAATTCGATATTATCAAACCGGGCCATATCCTCGTGCCGGTGTTCAACCTACACAATGACGAGGATGTGGTAATTTGCACGGTCCATGATCGTGATCCGGCCTGGCGGCGAAAGCCTCGCCCCATGGGGGGATATATCTGTACGGCCCGGATTCCCGGCAACCTGCTGACTGAAGGAGTGATTACCGTGGCAGTGGTCGTGATGACCGAGGATCCCTTTCGTCTGCATGCCTATGTCCCTCAGGTGGTTGGTTTTCGGGTCGATGAAAGCGCAGAGGGAGACGGCGCGCGGGGCGACTTCAGTGGCCGATGGGTTGGTGTCATACGACCGCTTTTGGAGTGGAGAACTCAATACAAGCCGCAGTAA